In Gossypium arboreum isolate Shixiya-1 chromosome 6, ASM2569848v2, whole genome shotgun sequence, the following are encoded in one genomic region:
- the LOC108485988 gene encoding transcription factor MYB36-like, protein MGRAPCCDKANVKKGPWSPEEDAKLKAYIEHYGTGGNWISLPQKIGLKRCGKSCRLRWLNYLRPNIKHGGFSEEEDEIICSLYVSIGSRWSIIAAQLPGRTDNDIKNYWNTRLKKKLLGRYPRPEPPFPVVPVPYSSQGQSIQFTNSQCSVVDGANMEQHMLQGQTSSSSLNGMELLYGEDIINDTSSLVCLGMFQHYAFYDHISLQ, encoded by the exons ATGGGTAGAGCTCCTTGCTGTGACAAAGCTAACGTGAAAAAAGGTCCATGGTCACCTGAAGAAGATGCCAAGCTCAAAGCATATATTGAGCACTATGGTACTGGTGGAAACTGGATCTCTTTGCCTCAGAAAATTG GTCTCAAGAGATGTGGGAAGAGCTGTCGTTTAAGATGGTTGAACTATCTTCGCCCAAATATCAAACATGGAGGTTTCtctgaagaagaagatgaaattATCTGTAGTCTCTATGTCAGTATTGGGAGTAG GTGGTCTATTATTGCTGCACAGTTACCTGGGAGGActgataatgatataaagaaTTATTGGAACACAAGACTTAAGAAGAAGCTTCTTGGCAGATATCCCCGGCCTGAGCCGCCTTTCCCGGTGGTGCCGGTACCGTACTCGAGCCAAGGACAAAGTATCCAGTTTACGAACTCTCAGTGCAGTGTTGTAGATGGAGCAAATATGGAGCAGCACATGCTTCAAGGGCAAACCAGTTCTTCTTCATTAAATGGAATGGAATTGTTATATGGGGAAGACATTATCAATGATACAAGCTCTCTGGTTTGCCTTGGAATGTTTCAACACTATGCTTTCTATGATCATATCAGCTTGCAGTAA